A genome region from Deltaproteobacteria bacterium includes the following:
- a CDS encoding phage holin family protein — translation MSVEGMSNRELIGHVIENATQLAKKEIELAKSELRADVKKEVAMVKGLGVAGLCAIWAVSLMLVAIALALGNVIPEWAAALIVAGVVLAVGTVAGLVGWGKRVKKPLEATRRSLKEDALWAKERLA, via the coding sequence ATGTCGGTCGAGGGGATGTCGAACCGCGAGCTGATCGGGCACGTGATCGAAAACGCGACCCAGCTCGCCAAGAAAGAGATCGAGCTGGCCAAGTCCGAGCTGCGCGCCGACGTGAAGAAGGAAGTGGCGATGGTGAAGGGGCTCGGCGTGGCCGGCCTCTGCGCGATCTGGGCGGTGAGCCTGATGCTCGTCGCCATCGCGCTCGCTCTCGGGAACGTCATTCCGGAGTGGGCGGCGGCGCTGATCGTCGCCGGCGTGGTGCTCGCGGTAGGGACGGTGGCCGGCCTGGTCGGGTGGGGAAAGCGGGTCAAGAAGCCGCTGGAGGCGACGCGGCGCAGCCTCAAGGAGGACGCACTGTGGGCGAAGGAACGTCTGGCGTGA
- a CDS encoding MFS transporter produces MRTVPILIAAHVCSMLGFSTFAALLPQLRDEWSLSNAQAGIVGGVFFGGYIASVSYWTALTDRGDGRRVYAVGSLVAAAASAGFGWLARGFASALLFQALLGVGIAGTYMPGLRLLSDRISGSKQSRSIAFYTASFGLGTALSLALAGAVASRAGWKAAFLVAAVGPLIAGTLVVALLTPLQQAGAPGRSMALIPFASWGPILRQREVAGYIVGYAVHCLELFGSRSWMVAFLTFCAGLRAGGPGFPWSAQSIAAVVNLMAVPASIAGNEIALQVGRRKWILLAMAASGASGIVLGFSARWHWIVVLAILAAYSMMVMAESATLTAGLVAASPPELRGSAMGLYSLAGFGGGMLGPVIFGAALDVAGGAASTTAWVVAYAAIGSGCLAAPVVARWFARN; encoded by the coding sequence ATGCGTACCGTTCCGATCCTGATCGCCGCGCACGTCTGCTCGATGCTCGGGTTCTCCACGTTCGCGGCGCTGCTCCCGCAGCTTCGCGACGAGTGGTCGCTCAGCAACGCGCAGGCGGGCATCGTGGGCGGGGTGTTCTTTGGCGGGTACATCGCCTCGGTCTCGTACTGGACCGCGCTGACGGATCGGGGCGATGGGCGGAGGGTCTACGCCGTGGGCAGTCTCGTCGCTGCCGCCGCCAGCGCGGGTTTCGGGTGGCTCGCGAGAGGATTTGCCAGCGCGCTCCTTTTCCAGGCGCTGCTGGGCGTCGGGATCGCCGGCACGTACATGCCCGGGCTGCGGCTGCTCTCGGACCGGATCTCCGGATCGAAGCAGAGCCGATCCATCGCCTTCTACACGGCGTCCTTCGGCCTCGGAACGGCGCTGTCGCTGGCGCTGGCGGGCGCCGTCGCATCGCGCGCCGGCTGGAAGGCGGCGTTCCTGGTCGCCGCCGTGGGACCGCTGATCGCCGGCACTCTGGTGGTCGCGCTCCTGACTCCGCTCCAGCAGGCGGGAGCGCCGGGGCGATCGATGGCGTTGATCCCGTTTGCCTCGTGGGGACCCATCCTGCGGCAGCGAGAGGTGGCCGGGTACATCGTCGGCTATGCGGTGCATTGCCTGGAGCTGTTCGGGTCCCGCAGCTGGATGGTCGCTTTCCTCACCTTCTGCGCCGGCTTGCGCGCGGGCGGGCCAGGATTTCCCTGGAGCGCCCAGTCGATCGCCGCCGTCGTCAATCTCATGGCGGTGCCGGCGTCGATCGCGGGAAACGAGATCGCGCTGCAGGTGGGTCGCCGCAAATGGATCCTGCTGGCGATGGCCGCGTCGGGCGCAAGCGGAATCGTGCTCGGGTTTTCGGCCCGCTGGCACTGGATCGTGGTGCTGGCGATCCTGGCGGCGTACTCGATGATGGTGATGGCGGAGTCGGCGACGCTCACGGCGGGGCTCGTCGCGGCGTCTCCGCCGGAGCTGCGCGGCTCGGCGATGGGCCTCTATTCGCTCGCCGGATTCGGCGGCGGGATGCTCGGTCCGGTGATCTTCGGCGCTGCGCTCGACGTCGCGGGTGGCGCCGCGAGCACCACGGCCTGGGTCGTCGCATATGCGGCGATCGGCAGCGGCTGCCTCGCGGCCCCCGTGGTGGCGCGCTGGTTCGCTCGAAACTAA
- a CDS encoding SCO family protein, with protein MMKTPGPLALLLASAAALAQDFAPPAPGTYKLQHIISAPAGTVLDAQGKARPFSQFTTGKVTVLSLIYTKCTDGMGCPLATHRMKELKERIDEQPGLVPELRFVSLSFDPDHDTPAVMRAYRRGFVSGGGGVPWHFLTTRSRSETEPLLRGLGQDVWMPRAGTGSLSHVLKVFLIDRRGSVREIYSTSFLQTQVLLNDIKTLLLEDRAQG; from the coding sequence ATGATGAAGACACCAGGCCCCCTGGCTCTGCTGCTTGCCTCGGCGGCGGCGCTGGCGCAGGACTTCGCGCCTCCTGCGCCGGGTACGTACAAGCTGCAGCACATCATCTCCGCGCCTGCGGGGACAGTCCTCGATGCGCAAGGCAAGGCCCGGCCGTTCTCGCAGTTCACCACCGGCAAGGTGACGGTCCTGAGCCTCATCTACACGAAGTGCACCGACGGGATGGGCTGTCCGCTCGCAACGCATCGAATGAAAGAGCTGAAGGAGCGCATCGACGAGCAGCCCGGATTGGTTCCGGAGCTGCGCTTCGTCAGCCTCAGCTTCGATCCGGATCACGACACCCCCGCGGTCATGCGCGCGTACCGCCGCGGATTCGTGTCGGGCGGCGGCGGAGTGCCATGGCACTTCCTCACCACCCGCTCGCGCAGCGAGACCGAGCCGCTCCTGCGCGGCCTCGGTCAGGATGTGTGGATGCCGCGCGCGGGCACCGGCTCGCTCTCGCACGTGCTGAAGGTGTTCCTCATCGATCGGCGCGGCTCGGTGCGGGAGATCTACAGCACGTCGTTTCTGCAGACGCAGGTCTTGCTCAACGACATCAAGACGCTACTGCTCGAAGACCGGGCCCAGGGTTAG